The Actinomycetota bacterium genomic interval TTCGAGCGCAGGTTGATTGCCGTGGATGTCGTAGAGAGCCGCGATCCGCATCGCCTCGACAGTAGCTCTCTGAGGGCGCAGGAGTAATCCGCCTGGGGCGATCGTCGCGTTGGGACAGTTACGTCGGCGGCCCAGTGGGCGTGCCCTTCTACGAGAAGCGTCTCGGCTACCACCGCCACTCCATCAACTTCCACAAGCGTCACTAGGCGTCGCGGGCCTTGTCGGCGGCTGACGCTATGTTCGTCGGCCCTCTTTTCGAGCGGACGTTCGGGCATCGATAACGCTAGGACGTCTTCGTTAATTCCCGCGCGTCGTCCGGTACCCGTTCCAGGAAGAGATCAGGATCCGAAGATCGCTCTGTCGGTCGGCGACGGAGCGAAACCGCAACACGGGCCCCTGCTATGAACCACCCGGCATAGGCGATCCACGCTGGCATGCCCTCGTGGAGTTCGGTTCCCGGGGTCGTTGCGGCCGCGGCAACCTCACCTTCTGCCTCATCCCCTTGATCCTGTAGAAGTTGTAGCTGTGGCTGCGTTTGGCGGACATCGCGGCGAACGCGATCCAGCGACAGCCTCAGGCGCTGGTTCGTCCCCTCCAGACGAGCCGCCGTTCGCGCGAGCAGAGCATCCTCGGTCACGGTCACGTCGATCGGTATGTGCTTGCCGAGCGGGGTGTGACAGCCGCCGTCGCAGAGCATGAGCGCGTACCTGCCGGGCGGAACGTCGGGAACGGTCAGGTGCAGACGCGCTCGAGCGAGATTCGCGTCGCCCTCCAGAATGGTGACCTGTCCCGCGGGTATGACCGGACTGAGCGGGCGCCACCACCGCTCCGGATTAGGTCGACCCATCGCGTGCTCCAGGAGTCGTCGGTCGAAGTCTTTGACGAGGTAGGCGTAGTAGTTGGTGCCGTGCGCCTCTCTCGCTTCTTCAACGGAGTCGTAGAAGACCTCGGAGACCTCGAGTTCGAGAGATTCCCCAACCACGAGGTACTGGTCGTGAAGGTCGAGGGTCGTCCACCAACCTCCGGCAGAGGCCGGTGCCTGCAGCAACAGTAGCGATGCCGAAGCCGTGAGGACGAAAAGCGCGCTGCGTCGCATTGAGCTTCTCCCTTGTCCGCTTGAAGAGATTGGCGTCCCATCTATGTGACGCTGAAGCGGGCGCGGAAGTTCGCTAGCCGAATCGAGCTCCGTTGTCAGAAGGTGCGACCGGCAACCCGTTCCAGTTCCACCTTGAGCTCCTCGGGCGACCGGTCCAGCAGCTTCCCGGGCAGTACGAGGAACGGGTGACCGGTGGCTCTCCCGATCCTCATGTTCACTCGCATCACCGGATTGCTATGTCGAACGATGTACTTGTCCCGGTCGCTGACCTCGATGCCAAGCACAGGTCCGAGCTGTCCGATGGACTGCACACTGATGGACTGGACATCGGCCCAGGGGATCAACCCAACGTTCTCGTGATGCAGACCTTCAGGGTCCGCCACTAGTAGAGGCTTTCGTCCGAGCTGGAAGGCTCGGCCGGTGAACGACACCGCGGCACAGATGACCGCTCCTACTAACCAGGAGGCTCTCATCACCCAACCCTGGTCACTCGCGAGGAGCGCCGCGAGAAGGAGAACGACTCCGGCAATCCCGACGACGAATAGGTTGCGGTTCCCCTTTCGCGCCGAGATCGCGATCGCCAGCGATCTGTTGTCAGGTTCCATCGGATGCCTTCATGATGCGACGTCGCGCCTCGCTGCGGTCACACGGCACTAGAAGATCCCGGGGACACCAGGCGGCCAGGATGAGGAGGACCGATGACGGACTTCTCGTAAACGAATCGACCCAGCGCGTGTCGGACTCGGCGGCCACTCGCATTTCACAACTGCTCGGACAATATGAGGTTGAGCCACGCATCAGCCTCGCGATAGAGGATCGGGTTGTTATCCGGCGTGTAGTAGGCAAGTACGGCGACTGCCTGCGATAAGGCCCAGCCCCTAGCCCGTTCCCACGTGGCGTCGTCGACGTGAAGTGCTTCCCGGAACGCGTCTCGAGCCTCGGCTGAGTGAAGTTTCCACGCCACCATGACGTCACATCCGGGATCGCCGATTCCCATCGAACCCCAGTCGATGATCCCGGTTAGCCGCCCGTCCCGCACCAGCCAGTTACGGACGTCGAGGTCGCCGTGGTGCCAGACTGGCGGACCGCCCCACGGTGGCGCCGCCAGTGCCCGCCGCCACTCGGCGTGGACTCGCCGGTCGCCGTCGAACTTTGCGAACCAGTGCTGCATCTCCATGTCGCGTTCGGCGAGAGGGATCCCCCGGCCCGGCGGCGCTCCCTCGGAAGCGGCGGACTGCAACGCGGCGAGGAAGCTTGCGAGATCGCGAGCCGCTTGGAGTGCATCGATCTCCTCGACAGGGACGCGGTCGCCCTGAACCCATGTATGTATCTCCCAGAACCATGGATAGCCATTGGTTGGTTTGCCCTGTCCCACAGGGACGGGGATGTCCAGAGGCAACGCGGGCGCAAGCCGAGGGAGCCATTCCGACTCCTTGCTGGCTGGCGTGGTGGGACCGTTGCGGCGCGGTAGCCGAACCGACAACCCGTCACCGAGTCGAAAGATCGCGTTGACGGTCCCTTGTGGCTCGATCCGACGCAGTGGCAACTCCGCCCACTTCGGAAATTGCTCCCGAAGGAGGTGCCGCACGACTTCTTCGCTGATGTCGATTTCATCGACGTGCATCGTCGCCATGTCTTAGATTGTCCGCCTTGGAAGGCCTGCGTCCGCGGGGTTACTCCTCGGCGGCTCTTCCTCTCTTAGCACCGGCGCTCGGGTGTCAAGGCGCCCGCGAGCGGTGCCTTCGCGCTGCGCCCTTTGTCTGACGTGCTGGGTCCCACCCAGACTCACCGAACTCGCTTCGAGCGAGATCGTCTACGGAAGACCCACCACCACGGGTTCGAGGATGGCTACGTCGAACGCCGTGTCTACAGGATCCCCGGCCTGGTTCCATAGCGAGACCCTGATCACGACACCTTCCTCGCAAACCGTCTCCTGGGTCGCGATCACCGGCAGGCGGCTATGAGCGGTAGCTACCGCGGGCAGATGCTGGGTGAAACAGGGCAGCGGCTGCCCGCTTGTCCTGATCTCGTAGATACCGGTTCCGACGCGTCGCGCCTCGAGTCCTTCTGGGTCACATCGGTCTACGCCAGGCGGAGGCCCACCGATCCAGTGCACGAAGATGTATCCGCTCGCAAGGGCCGTCCACTCGGACGAAAGATTGGACGTGCTGTCGACCGCGACGACGCCTCCCAGCGACCCTCCACCGCATCGCGTCGCGTAGCGGGCAGCTTTGACCCCGCCCAGCGCTCGGGCATCTATGGCTTTGCGGATGATGTTGTTGGGAAGGTGGCCGCGGCGGTTCGTAGCAACCAACTTCCCTGCCCTTTCCGTAGAAGAGGCGCGCGAGCCGACGGCGTGCCTCCGGTCAACCTTGTCCGCGTTGCGCGCGTAATCCGCAACGACCTGGGACACGGCAGGAGCTGCCGCACCCAGCAGAAGTAGCAGCAAACTCACGCCTAGCAACGTGTTCCACCCACGCCGTCTGTTGCCCACCATGGCCCTCCTTACTCGTCCCATCTACAACAACGCCACTCACTCCCCGCGGTTGTCCCTCCACCTCGTCCGCGGTCTAGCTCGGCGTTTCGTCCCTCCCGTAGCAGGATGCTCGACCACATGCCGAAAGGGCGGAAGCCAGGAAACTGCTCGTCAGCTCCGCTAGCCTTGTGGCCGATGGCAGGCAGGGCGCTGATCGTGGCTTCTATCGTGCTTGTCGTCCTTATCGGCGCGGCGATCGTCATCGGCATCGCGACGAGCGGGAGCGACTCCGCGCTCGCCTCGCTCGAGGACCTGCGAGAACGGGAGGTCGTCTTCCTCGATGACGAGCACATCTTCCTCGTCTACAACGGTGGGGAGGTTCTGGCTCTATCGGATGATCCTCAGCACCTCGAGGGGGAGCACACCGAGTGGTGCGAGACCTCGCGGATGTTCGAGACGCCGACGCATGGCGAGACATTCGACTCCCGCGGCTACTACTACGGTGGCCCAGCGCAGCGAGGGCTGGATCGTTATCCGGTCCGGATCGACGGCGACCCCATCTACGTGGAGCTCGATCAACGGATGCAGGGACCGGACCGGGGAGAGGGTCCTGCTATCGAGCCACAAGGGGATTTCTGTATCCCCGGCTAAGAAGACGCTGTCAGTGCCCGATTGGGCTGCCTGACACGTCCGTGACTGGCCCGAGGTGATGCCTCAATGGTCATATCTTGATCGGGGCAGCGTTCGTCTAGCCCTCGCGGACTTCGGCGGTCGGGGGACGCCCGTGCTCCTGCTTCATGGTCTCGCGGGGCACGCTGAAGAATGGAGCGACACTTCTTCATGGCTGGCTGCGGAGCATCATGTCTTCGCTCTGGACATACGGGGGCATGGTCGCAGCGAGCGCAGACCTAGCGATGTATCGACAGCGGCCCTCGTCGAAGATGTGGTCGCGACGACCGAACACATCGGCTGCCCCGTCATCCTCGGCGGCCAATCGTTAGGCGGGCTCATCTCGATCCTCGTTGCTGCCGCGGAACCAGATCTTGTACAAGCTCTCGTGGTGGTGGAGGCAAGTCCCACTGCCATGGATGAACAGGCCGCCATGACTCTTGCGGCTGAGGTAAAGGAGAAGCTGAGCAGCTGGCCCACGCCGTTCCGCAGTCGCGAGGCCGCGATCAGATTCTTCGGTGGACCGTCTGTAGCGGCGACCGCGTGGGCGGCAGGCCTGGAAGAGCGTGACGACGGGCTGTGGCCGCGTTTCGACGTCGACGTCCTCGTGACGATGCTGGAGAAGGTCGTTCGCCACGATCACTGGAGTGAGTGGGATCGCATCCGATGCCCGGCCCTTGTCGTGAGGGGCGAGACAGGTTCATTGTCAGTGGAGGATGCGCGTGCGATGGAGGAGCGACTATCGCAAGCGCAACTCGTGGAGATACCTGGAGCGGGGCACGATGTTCACCTCGACCGGCCCGACGAATGGCGAAAGGGTGTATCTACGTTCCTACGTGGCCTGGTCTAACCGATTAGCGTCCCGCGTATGGGTGCGGTCGTCTCTCGCGACGAGCTCCTGCGGCGAGTTCGGCGGCTAGAACGGCATGACGGGGAGCCGTACTGCCCCAGCGTCCATTGCCGCGGCGTCGATAGTCTTTCCTTGTGTACGACGAGTCAGCCGCTTTCTACGATGCGATCTATGGGTGGAAGGACTACGAAGCTGAGTCGAAGCGGCTCCTTGCCGAGATAGCCAAGCGAACCCCTGACGCCAAGAGCCTGCTGGACGTGGCATGTGGGACGGGCCGGCACCTCGAGTTGCTGAGCGGAACCTTCGAGGTGGAGGGCGTCGACCTCAGCCCCGAAATGCTTGCGATCGCCAGACAGCGCCTGCGTCACGTTCCTCTGCACGAGGCGGACATGCGATCTTTCGAGCTCGATCGACGATTCGACGTGGTGACCTGCCTCTTCGGGAGCATCGCTCTTCTCCAGGTGATCGACGAGGCCCGCAACGCCGTGCGCAACATGATGCGTCACCTCGCTCCGGGCGGCCTCCTGATCATCGAGCCGTGGGTACGCGAGGAGGACTTCGAGAACGGCCGAATGGACGTAGAGACGTATGACACTTCTGATGGGCACGTGCTCATCGGATCCGTGGCGCGGCGGCAGGACCGACTCGCCATGCTCGATATCCAATATCTGCTGGTGAGGAGTGACGGGGTGCGGCATGTTTCGGAGCCGCTCCAGCCGGCGCTATGGACACAAGCGGAGTATGCGGCGCTGCTATCTGACGAAGGACTGCGGGTTGACTACGACCCCGATGGCCTGATGGGTCGCGGCTTGCTGATCGCGACGAACGCCTCAGGCGGGTAAGGGTCCGTTCTTCGGTGCAACGAGTTCGATCTTGATTCCATCGGGATCTTCGAAGTAGACCGCGTAGTGATCCTCGGAGGGATAACGATCTCCGTAAAGGACGCGCGAGCCACGTTTCGTCACTTCGGTCGCCAGGCGATCGACGTCCGCAGGGGAGGCGACGTGGAATGCGATGTGGTTCAGGCCGACCCTGCGTCGGTCGTAGCGGGGCTCCGTGAAATCGTCTCCGACTTGGACGAAGACGATGTAGGTCTGTTCGAGTTTCCAGCTCTCGCCGTCGTCCCATTCATCCAAGAGCTGATAACCAAGCTCGCCCAGGAGCCATCTCCAGAATGCGAGTGACTTACGCAAGTCGGAAACGTAGAGCTCTACGTGATGCAGGTGCCCATGCTGCTCCGTCATCTCCTCAAACCTTCCCCCGGGAGGTGTCGTTCCGCGGAGTACACGAGGCAGGGCCAGTCGTCTACCACAGCCTCCTTTTCCAGTTGCATGCCGATCTTGGCCGCGACTCTTATGGAAGCAGGGTTGTCTGGGTCGATAAGCGCAACCAGTCGAGGGATATCGAGCCGGGTGAATGCGAGGTCGCGACAGGCGGCAGCGGCGTGCGTAGCAATCCCCTGATTCCAGAAGTGCTTCACTGTGTGCCAGCCCATCTCAACTTCTTCAACTGCATCAACCCACCGCGGTCTGATACCGCAGTAACCGAGGAACTCAGCGCCTTCGACGGACTCCATGAGCCAGAACCCGAAGCCGTGCTTCCGATAAAGGGCCACGGTGCGATCGAGCCAGGCCGTCGTTTCCTCTTTTGTCCGCGGCCGGGGATATAGCCTCATCTGGTCCTGATCCGCCATCATTGCGGCGAGCACCTCGAGGTCAGCCGACGTGAACTCGCGCAACAGCACTCGGGCGGTTCGCAAGACGGTGC includes:
- a CDS encoding aminoglycoside phosphotransferase family protein, which gives rise to MATMHVDEIDISEEVVRHLLREQFPKWAELPLRRIEPQGTVNAIFRLGDGLSVRLPRRNGPTTPASKESEWLPRLAPALPLDIPVPVGQGKPTNGYPWFWEIHTWVQGDRVPVEEIDALQAARDLASFLAALQSAASEGAPPGRGIPLAERDMEMQHWFAKFDGDRRVHAEWRRALAAPPWGGPPVWHHGDLDVRNWLVRDGRLTGIIDWGSMGIGDPGCDVMVAWKLHSAEARDAFREALHVDDATWERARGWALSQAVAVLAYYTPDNNPILYREADAWLNLILSEQL
- a CDS encoding Rieske 2Fe-2S domain-containing protein, with product MAGRALIVASIVLVVLIGAAIVIGIATSGSDSALASLEDLREREVVFLDDEHIFLVYNGGEVLALSDDPQHLEGEHTEWCETSRMFETPTHGETFDSRGYYYGGPAQRGLDRYPVRIDGDPIYVELDQRMQGPDRGEGPAIEPQGDFCIPG
- a CDS encoding alpha/beta hydrolase, translating into MPQWSYLDRGSVRLALADFGGRGTPVLLLHGLAGHAEEWSDTSSWLAAEHHVFALDIRGHGRSERRPSDVSTAALVEDVVATTEHIGCPVILGGQSLGGLISILVAAAEPDLVQALVVVEASPTAMDEQAAMTLAAEVKEKLSSWPTPFRSREAAIRFFGGPSVAATAWAAGLEERDDGLWPRFDVDVLVTMLEKVVRHDHWSEWDRIRCPALVVRGETGSLSVEDARAMEERLSQAQLVEIPGAGHDVHLDRPDEWRKGVSTFLRGLV
- a CDS encoding methyltransferase domain-containing protein; protein product: MYDESAAFYDAIYGWKDYEAESKRLLAEIAKRTPDAKSLLDVACGTGRHLELLSGTFEVEGVDLSPEMLAIARQRLRHVPLHEADMRSFELDRRFDVVTCLFGSIALLQVIDEARNAVRNMMRHLAPGGLLIIEPWVREEDFENGRMDVETYDTSDGHVLIGSVARRQDRLAMLDIQYLLVRSDGVRHVSEPLQPALWTQAEYAALLSDEGLRVDYDPDGLMGRGLLIATNASGG
- a CDS encoding VOC family protein, whose product is MTEQHGHLHHVELYVSDLRKSLAFWRWLLGELGYQLLDEWDDGESWKLEQTYIVFVQVGDDFTEPRYDRRRVGLNHIAFHVASPADVDRLATEVTKRGSRVLYGDRYPSEDHYAVYFEDPDGIKIELVAPKNGPLPA
- a CDS encoding GNAT family N-acetyltransferase — its product is MSTVLRTARVLLREFTSADLEVLAAMMADQDQMRLYPRPRTKEETTAWLDRTVALYRKHGFGFWLMESVEGAEFLGYCGIRPRWVDAVEEVEMGWHTVKHFWNQGIATHAAAACRDLAFTRLDIPRLVALIDPDNPASIRVAAKIGMQLEKEAVVDDWPCLVYSAERHLPGEGLRR